The sequence CCTTTGGCGGTCTATTGGACAAGTTCTTTAACGACTCCATCAACACCAATACGCAGAAATTCATCCCTTCGGTGGACATTTCTGAAGATGACAAGGGTTATGAAGTAGAACTTTCTGTCCCAGGCGTTAAAAAAGAAGATTTCAACATTGACTTGGTAGATGGTAAATTGACCATCTCTGGTGAACGAAAAAGCAAAGAAACCCAAGAGGGCAAAAACTATCACACCATCCAAACGCAATACGGATCCTTCAGCCGATCATTCTTCCTTCCAGAGGATGTCTCTCCAGAC comes from Echinicola vietnamensis DSM 17526 and encodes:
- a CDS encoding Hsp20/alpha crystallin family protein, with translation MKLVRYNHLEPNYPSTFGGLLDKFFNDSINTNTQKFIPSVDISEDDKGYEVELSVPGVKKEDFNIDLVDGKLTISGERKSKETQEGKNYHTIQTQYGSFSRSFFLPEDVSPDKIEAKYEDGILKVTLPKSEKKVLKSSIEVK